A DNA window from Xyrauchen texanus isolate HMW12.3.18 chromosome 6, RBS_HiC_50CHRs, whole genome shotgun sequence contains the following coding sequences:
- the LOC127644733 gene encoding polycomb complex protein BMI-1-B-like has translation MAMHRTTRIKISELNPHLMCVLCGGYFIDATTIVECLHSFCKMCIVRYLETSKYCPICDVQVHKTKPLLNIRSDKTLQDIVYKLVPGLFKNEMKRRRDFYADHPSVDATNGSNEDRGEVADEDKRIIADDEIISLSIEFFDQNKRDGKDGEEKETTKEANVKRYLQCPAAMTVMHLRKFLRSKMDIPCTFQIEVMYEDEPLKDYYTLMDIAYIYTWRRNGPLPLKYRVRPGCKKMKLRNPRDDITGGRRPDIESDSSSDKPNSPAAAAPSTSSLPSPSTPIQSPHPNFPHISTVNGVSAKVGPNGQAHFSSKVCKASLNGSNSLG, from the exons ATGGCAATGCACCGAACAACAAGAATCAAGATATCGGAGCTAAATCCTCATTTGATGTGCGTTTTATGTGGAGGATACTTCATTGACGCGACCACCATTGTTGAATGTTTGCATTCAT TCTGCAAAATGTGCATTGTGAGGTATCTGGAAACCAGCAAATATTGCCCTATTTGTGATGTCCAAGTCCATAAAACAAAACCTCTCCTGAATATCAG GTCAGATAAGACCCTTCAGGATATTGTATACAAGTTGGTGCCTGGTCTGTTCAAAA ATGAAATGAAACGAAGGCGGGATTTTTATGCAGATCATCCTTCAGTTGATG CTACTAATGGTTCTAATGAGGACCGAGGAGAAGTGGCTGATGAAGACAAGAGAATCATAGCAGATGATGAGATCATCAGCTTGTCCATTGAGTTTTTTGATCAGAACAA GCGTGATGGTAAAGATGGGGaagaaaaagaaactacaaaagag GCTAACGTTAAACGGTACTTACAATGCCCAGCTGCTATGACTGTGATGCATCTCAGAAAATTTCTCAGAAGTAAAATGGATATACCATGCACCTTTCAG ATTGAGGTTATGTATGAAGATGAACCTTTGAAAGATTACTATACTCTTATGGATATTGCTTATATCTACACATGGAGAAGG AATGGGCCCTTGCCATTGAAGTATAGAGTTCGGCCTGGCTGCAAAAAGATGAAGTTAAGAAACCCAAGGGATGATATTACTGGTGGCAGAAGGCCTGATATTGAAAGTGACTCCAGCAGTGACAAACCAAACAGCCCAGCTGCTGCCGCACCCTCCACATCCTCTCTCCCCAGCCCAAGCACTCCTATCCAGTCTCCACATCCCAACTTCCCACATATCTCCACAGTTAATGGAGTCTCTGCCAAAGTTGGCCCAAACGGCCAAGCTCATTTCAGCAGCAAAGTCTGCAAAGCTTCTCTTAATGGCTCCAACTCACTTGGGTGA
- the pip4k2ab gene encoding phosphatidylinositol 5-phosphate 4-kinase type-2 alpha isoform X1, protein MASAVSNLAASIASKTKKKHFVSQKVKLFRASDPLLSVLMWGVNHSINELGHIQIPVMLMPDDFKANSKIKVDNHLFNKENMPSHFKFKEYCPLVFRNLREKFSIDDQEYQNSLTRRAPIPSDAQGRSGARFHTSYNKRYLIKIITSEDVAEMHNILKKYHQYIVECHGNTLLPQFLGMYRLTVDGDETYMIVTRNVFSHRLPVYKKYDLKGSTVAREASDKEKPRQPEEGAPSKSRMSQKLQTIRIATRFYCAIRHTKELPTYKDNDFINDGQKIHIDEENKKMFLEKLKNDVEFLAQLKLMDYSLLVGIHDVERGEQEQPEEESEDNDAGEEEGTESDGGATGSPPDSPSNTLDSSRPLGPGEFDPTIDVYAIKSHESAPKKEIYFMAVIDILTLYDAKKKAAHAAKTVKHGAGAEISTVNPEQYSKRLYDFITTILS, encoded by the exons ATGGCCTCTGCAGTCAGCAACCTTGCTGCATCCATCGCCAGCAAAACCAAAAAGAAACACTTCGTGTCTCAGAAGGTGAAGTTGTTTCGGGCCAGCGACCCGCTCCTCAGCGTGTTGATGTGGGGAGTGAACCACTCG ATAAATGAACTCGGCCACATCCAAATTCCTGTTATGCTAATGCCTGATGACTTCAAAGCCAACTCTAAGATCAAGGTGGACAATCACCTCTTCAACAA AGAGAACATGCCAAGCCATTTCAAGTTTAAGGAGTACTGTCCTCTAGTCTTCCGCAATCTGAGGGAGAAGTTCTCCATCGATGATCAGGAATATCAG AACTCTCTGACACGCAGGGCCCCAATTCCCAGTGACGCTCAGGGCCGCAGTGGAGCTCGTTTCCATACCTCATACAACAAGAGATATCTTATCAAGATCATCACCAGTGAGGACGTAGCTGAGATGCACAACATTCTGAAGAAGTACCACCAG TATATAGTGGAGTGCCATGGCAACACGCTGCTCCCTCAGTTTCTGGGCATGTATCGCCTCACTGTGGATGGAGATGAGACCTACATGATCGTCACTCGCAATGTTTTTAGCCACCGGCTGCCTGTTTACAAAAAATATGATCTAAAG GGATCCACAGTGGCCAGAGAGGCTAGTGACAAAGAAAAG CCACGCCAACCTGAGGAGGGGGCTCCATCCAAATCTCGCATGAGCCAAAAGCTACAAACCATCCGGATTGCCACACGCTTTTACTGCGCCATAAGACAC ACTAAGGAGCTTCCAACTTACAAAGACAATGACTTCATCAATGATGGCCAGAAGATCCACATTGATGAGGAGAACAAGAAAATGTTCCTGGAGAAGCTGAAGAACGACGTAGAG TTCCTTGCCCAGCTGAAGCTGATGGACTACAGTCTGCTGGTGGGGATCCATGATGTGGAGCGAGGGGAGCAGGAACAGCCCGAGGAGGAGAGTGAAGACAATGacgctggggaggaggaggggacAGAAAGTGATGGAGGGGCCACCGGCTCCCCTCCAGATAGCCCCAGTAACACACTAGACAGCAGTAGGCCTCTGGGCCCAGGAGAGTTTGACCCCACCATCGATGTGTATGCCATCAAGAGCCATGAAA GTGCTCCTAAAAAAGAGATCTACTTCATGGCAGTGATTGACATCCTCACTCTGTATGATGCCAAGAAGAAAGCAGCCCATGCGGCAAAGACAGTCAAACATGGG GCAGGGGCAGAGATCTCAACAGTTAACCCTGAGCAATATTCAAAGCGATTATATGATTTCATCACCACCATCCTGTCCTAA
- the pip4k2ab gene encoding phosphatidylinositol 5-phosphate 4-kinase type-2 alpha isoform X2, which yields MASAVSNLAASIASKTKKKHFVSQKVKLFRASDPLLSVLMWGVNHSINELGHIQIPVMLMPDDFKANSKIKVDNHLFNKENMPSHFKFKEYCPLVFRNLREKFSIDDQEYQNSLTRRAPIPSDAQGRSGARFHTSYNKRYLIKIITSEDVAEMHNILKKYHQYIVECHGNTLLPQFLGMYRLTVDGDETYMIVTRNVFSHRLPVYKKYDLKGSTVAREASDKEKTKELPTYKDNDFINDGQKIHIDEENKKMFLEKLKNDVEFLAQLKLMDYSLLVGIHDVERGEQEQPEEESEDNDAGEEEGTESDGGATGSPPDSPSNTLDSSRPLGPGEFDPTIDVYAIKSHESAPKKEIYFMAVIDILTLYDAKKKAAHAAKTVKHGAGAEISTVNPEQYSKRLYDFITTILS from the exons ATGGCCTCTGCAGTCAGCAACCTTGCTGCATCCATCGCCAGCAAAACCAAAAAGAAACACTTCGTGTCTCAGAAGGTGAAGTTGTTTCGGGCCAGCGACCCGCTCCTCAGCGTGTTGATGTGGGGAGTGAACCACTCG ATAAATGAACTCGGCCACATCCAAATTCCTGTTATGCTAATGCCTGATGACTTCAAAGCCAACTCTAAGATCAAGGTGGACAATCACCTCTTCAACAA AGAGAACATGCCAAGCCATTTCAAGTTTAAGGAGTACTGTCCTCTAGTCTTCCGCAATCTGAGGGAGAAGTTCTCCATCGATGATCAGGAATATCAG AACTCTCTGACACGCAGGGCCCCAATTCCCAGTGACGCTCAGGGCCGCAGTGGAGCTCGTTTCCATACCTCATACAACAAGAGATATCTTATCAAGATCATCACCAGTGAGGACGTAGCTGAGATGCACAACATTCTGAAGAAGTACCACCAG TATATAGTGGAGTGCCATGGCAACACGCTGCTCCCTCAGTTTCTGGGCATGTATCGCCTCACTGTGGATGGAGATGAGACCTACATGATCGTCACTCGCAATGTTTTTAGCCACCGGCTGCCTGTTTACAAAAAATATGATCTAAAG GGATCCACAGTGGCCAGAGAGGCTAGTGACAAAGAAAAG ACTAAGGAGCTTCCAACTTACAAAGACAATGACTTCATCAATGATGGCCAGAAGATCCACATTGATGAGGAGAACAAGAAAATGTTCCTGGAGAAGCTGAAGAACGACGTAGAG TTCCTTGCCCAGCTGAAGCTGATGGACTACAGTCTGCTGGTGGGGATCCATGATGTGGAGCGAGGGGAGCAGGAACAGCCCGAGGAGGAGAGTGAAGACAATGacgctggggaggaggaggggacAGAAAGTGATGGAGGGGCCACCGGCTCCCCTCCAGATAGCCCCAGTAACACACTAGACAGCAGTAGGCCTCTGGGCCCAGGAGAGTTTGACCCCACCATCGATGTGTATGCCATCAAGAGCCATGAAA GTGCTCCTAAAAAAGAGATCTACTTCATGGCAGTGATTGACATCCTCACTCTGTATGATGCCAAGAAGAAAGCAGCCCATGCGGCAAAGACAGTCAAACATGGG GCAGGGGCAGAGATCTCAACAGTTAACCCTGAGCAATATTCAAAGCGATTATATGATTTCATCACCACCATCCTGTCCTAA